One stretch of Nocardia mangyaensis DNA includes these proteins:
- a CDS encoding cyclase family protein codes for MCSPEIVRLAHDGAPRPSRRAMFGLAALAALAAVAPAPALAAPRPGAVVDLTHTLTPQLPVWPGNPPIAMVPVAWHASGGFDQLALGYWEHTGTHLDAPAHRIPGGATTEALAVEDLVAPLVVLDISAKAAGDADAVVTVADIDSWRGQHGEIPERAFVAMYSGWEHRIAEPSTFLGLDAQGRPHAPGFSGEAAHHLVAQCGIVGAGVDTLSLDCGVDPDFGAHTALLGAGRYGVEMLANLATVPPVGARIVIGAPKHAGGTGGPCRVLALT; via the coding sequence ATGTGCTCGCCGGAGATCGTTCGCCTCGCCCATGACGGTGCGCCGCGACCGAGTCGACGGGCGATGTTCGGCCTCGCCGCCCTCGCCGCCCTCGCCGCGGTGGCTCCGGCGCCCGCGCTCGCCGCGCCCCGGCCCGGCGCTGTCGTCGATCTCACCCACACGCTCACACCGCAGCTGCCGGTCTGGCCGGGCAATCCGCCGATCGCCATGGTCCCGGTGGCCTGGCACGCCTCGGGCGGCTTCGACCAGCTCGCGCTGGGGTATTGGGAGCACACCGGCACCCACCTCGATGCACCCGCGCACCGGATACCGGGCGGTGCCACGACCGAGGCACTCGCGGTCGAAGACCTCGTCGCGCCGCTCGTCGTCCTCGATATCAGCGCCAAAGCCGCCGGTGACGCCGACGCGGTGGTGACCGTTGCCGATATCGACAGCTGGCGCGGCCAGCACGGGGAGATTCCCGAGCGGGCCTTCGTCGCGATGTACTCCGGATGGGAGCACCGCATCGCCGAGCCGTCGACCTTCCTCGGCCTCGACGCGCAGGGGCGGCCCCACGCACCAGGGTTCTCGGGGGAGGCCGCGCACCACCTTGTCGCGCAGTGCGGGATCGTCGGCGCGGGCGTCGACACGCTCAGCCTGGACTGTGGTGTCGATCCCGACTTCGGCGCGCACACCGCCCTTCTCGGTGCAGGCCGCTATGGCGTGGAGATGCTCGCCAATCTCGCGACGGTGCCGCCGGTGGGGGCGCGAATCGTCATCGGTGCGCCGAAACACGCGGGTGGCACGGGCGGTCCCTGCCGGGTGCTGGCCCTCACCTGA